TCCTGGTGGTGCGCCCATGACGGATCACCGGACCGAACCCGCCACGCCGCCACGGGACCTGCGCCTGACGTACGGGTTCGCGACCGACCGGGGCCTGCGCAGGGAACTCAACGAGGACTCCCTGATCGCCTCCGAGCCCATCTTCGCGGTGGCCGACGGCATGGGCGGCCACGCGGCGGGGGAGATCGCCAGCGGCATCTGCGTGAGGACGCTGGGGGACAGCCCCATCATCGGCCGGCACCTGCCGGAGTTCTCCGCCGCCGACCTCGAGGAGCTCATCGAGGACGCCGACCACGAGATCCGCCGTCAGACGGGCGGCCAGGCCGGCACGACGCTCACGGGCGTGGTCCTCGTCCAGGAGGCCGGCATGCCGTACTGGCTGTTCTTCAACGTGGGCGACTCGCGGACCTACCGCCTCAGCCAGGGACAGTTCGGGCAGATCTCCGTGGACCACTCCGAGGTCCAGGAACTCGTGGACATCGGCAGCATCTCCGCCGAGCAGGCCCGCACCCACCCGCGCCGGCACGTGGTCACGCGAGCCCTGGGCACGGGCGACGACGCCGAGGCCGACTTCTGGCTCATGCCCGTCGAGGAGGGCGACCGCATCCTCATCTGCTCGGACGGCCTGAGCGGTGAGATCACGGACGACGGCATCTACGGCGTCCTCAGCACCGTCCGCGATCCGCAGCACGCCTGCGAGGAGCTCGTGGAAGCGACGCTCCGCTCCGGGGCGCGTGACAACGTCACCCTCATCATCGTCGACGCGACCGGCGTGGGCGACGAGGCGGAGATGCAGACCACGGCGCCGCGCGGCGGCACCTTCGCCGCCGACGTGGGGCACGCCGTCGAGACCGGCAGCCACCCCGCGCAGGCCGACGGGCGGATGCCCGCAGGTGCGCACGCGATCCTGCCGACGGACCAGGCCACCGGGCCGTCGGACCGCCCCACCACGGAGGGCCCATGACGACCGATCAGCCGCTGCCCGCCTACGCCTACGCGCCCGGTGACTGGACGGTGCTCGTGCGCGGCCGCGTGCTCGCGGCCCTCCCCGCCGGAACCGCGCCGGCCACCGTCGGGGCCGTCTGGGACGCGATGGACGACGACGCCGGGATCAGCACGCTGCTGCCGCTCGTCAGCGGCGGCTTCGGGGCAGGTCTCGCCGCGATGCCCCCGTTCGCCGTCGCGTCGACGGCGCACGGCCTGCACGTGATCCTGCGCGGACACGTGAGCCTCACCGTCACCGGACCCACGGGGTCCACCACCTACTCGGGGGAGCGGGTCACCACCTGGACCGAACACCTCCTCGACGACAGCTCCTCCTTCACGCTGACCTGCGGGCCGGCGGCAGGCACGGAGCAGCTCCTGCCCCTGGTGGGCGGCGCCGTCCTCGCGGGCTCGATCACGGCGACCCCTGTCGATCAGGACGTCGCGGGCGCCGCGGACGACGCGCAGGCGGGCGCTGCAGCTGATGCGCGCCTGCGGAGGGCCGGCGCAGCGGAGGACGCCGGGGCCGAGGCTTCCCGCATGCCGTCCGCCGCGCCCGGCACGGGCACCGGGACCGCGGCGGTGTCCGCGTCCGTGCCGCTCGCTGAACCCGGCAGTCTCGGCGCCATGGACCCCGAGCTCGAGGCCGAGCCGTCCTCCGCCGTCGAGCCGTCCGACGGCGAGCAGCCTGCAGCGGTGCCGCAGGGGGCCGAACACGACGCCGATGGGTCCGCCCGTCGCCCCGACGACCAGCCCGAGGGTGACGACTCCGCCACCATCAACCCGAGCCTCTACCTGACCAGCGTCCCCGCCGACGTCGCCGACCCGACCGTCGTGTCGGCCGCCGAGCCGCTGCCCCCGGTCACCACGCCCGCATCGGGCGAGGACACCGGATCCGACGGGCCCGAGGGCTCGCCGGGCACGCCGGCGTACGCCGCCGAGGAGGAAGGGACGTCGGGCCCCGACTACGACCACCTGTGGGACCAGACCATCGCCCGGCGCGTCGAGGACGCAGCGGTCCGCGAGGCCGACGACGCCCCCACCCTCGGCTCCGCCCCCGCGGCCGGCCGCCCGGGGACGGACCCGTCCCCGGGCGCGGCGGACCCCGCGGCAGCACCCGACGCCGGACCATCACCGGCGTCCCGCGCCGACGCCCCGGCACACCCGCCCGCTCCGGCGGCCCCGGCAACTCCGGAGCCGGCGGCCCCGCCGACCCTCCTCATCGACTCGGTGCCCTGGGCGAAGCCGTCGGCCACCCCGGCGCCCCCGCAGCCCGTGTCACCGGGTCAGGTGTCCGCCGCGCAGGACCGCGTCCCGGGCACGTCCGCCGGCGACGCCGGGACGACGAGCGATGTCCTCGGCGACCACGACGGCCAGACGATCCTCCGCAGCCAGCTGCCGGACACGCCGGAGGAGGCGGCAGGGGACACGCCGGGCGACCCAGCAGGCGGCACCGGCCCGGCGGATGCTCCGGGCGGTGCGGACCGCGCGGGAACCGGACCCCTGGTCCTCGCGAGGCTCTGTGTCACGGGCCACGCCAACGCGCCCACCAGCTCGGCCTGCACCGTCTGCGGGGCCGCCCTCCAGGCCGAGACCCGGCAGGTGCGCCGCCCCAGCCTCGGCGTCATGAGGATCTCGACGGGCGAGGTCATCGACCTCGACCGCTCCCTCGTCGTCGGCCGGCAGCCCTCCGTCTCCCGCGTGCAGGGCCGGGAGATGCCGCGGCTCGTGCAGGTGCAGTCCGCCTCCGGCGACATCTCGCGGTCTCACGTCGAGGTGCGCCTCGACGGCTGGCACGTGCTCCTGTGCGACCTGAAGGCCACCAACGGGACCGTCCTCATCCGCGAGGGACAGCCGCCGCGCCGGCTCGGCCAGGGCGAGAGCGCGTTCCTGCTCGACGGCGACATCGCCCAGCTGGGCGACGACGTCTCCCTCCGCTTCGAGGACCTGCCGTGAGCACCCGCCGGGCCGCCGCGCCCCCGCCCTCGATCCCCGGGTTCCGCTACGTGAGCCTGCTGGGCTCCGGCGGCTTCGCGGACGTCTACCTCTACGAGCAGGACAGGCCGCGCCGCCAGGTCGCCGTCAAGGTGCTCATCTCCGATCTCAGGACGGAGGGCGCCCGCCGGGCGTTCGAGTCCGAGGCCAACCTCATGGCCCAGCTGTCCTCCCACCCGTACATCGTGACGATCTACGAGGCGGACACCACGGCCGAGGGCCACTCGTACCTCGCCATGGAGTACTGCTCGCGGCCGAGCCTGGACATCCGCTACCGGCGCGCACGCCTGTCCGTCGCGGAGACACTGACCATCGGCATCCAGGTCGCGTCCGCCGTCGAGTCCGCGCACCGCGCCGGGATCGCGCACCGCGACATCAAGCCCGCGAACATCCTCGTGACGGACTACAACCGGCCCGCCCTGACCGACTTCGGGATCTCCGGCACCATGGACACCAGCGGCACGGACGAGGACCAGGGCATGTCCATCCCGTGGTCCCCGCCCGAGGCGTTCCACGGGGGAGGGCTCGACGGCGTCAAGGTGGACGTCTGGGCGCTCGGCGCCACGGTCTACACGCTGCTCGCCGGGCGCTCGCCGTTCGTGTTCCCCGGCATGGACAACTCCCAGGCCGCGCTGATGGACCGTATCGCCACCATGCCGCTGCAGCGCACCGGACGCGAGGACGTACCCGACTCCCTGGAACTGGCCCTGGCCACGGCGATGTCCAAACTGCCGGGCTCCCGCTTCGAGTCCGCCTACTCGTTCGCCCTGACGCTCCAGCGCATCCAGACCGAGCTCGGCTACTCGGTGACGCCGTTCGAGGTGCTCGACGACGCCCCGCAGCCGGACGCGGAGGAGGACGGCGGCGCCGAGGAGACGCGCGTGCGGCGCGTGGTGTCCATCGATCCGGAGTCCACGACCTTCGGACCCACGTTCCCCAACGCGCCCTTCCCGGAGCGCGACGCCACGGGCCGCACCGGTCGGCCCCGGCCGGCCGGCGGCGCCGCCCTCGGCGAGGCCACCGGCCGCAGGGTCGGGTCCAGCGTGCCGGCGGCGTCGGGCGTCCTGCCCGCTCCCGCGCCGGCAGCCGTCCCGGTCGCCCCCGCCGACGCGGGCTGGGGGGAACGCACCGTCCTGCGGGGGGCGGGGACCGCCACCGAGGACCCACTGCCCCTGGACACCACGATGCGCCGCCCGGCGGCGGCCGGTGCCACCGCCGCCGAGGCGCCCGGGGCGACCGCCGCGCCGGCCCGACGGCGGCTCCCGCTGCTGATCGGCGCGGCGGCGCTCGTGGTGCTCGGCACCGTCAGCGGAGCGGCCGTCGTGTTCGGTGGGGGGTCCGAGGAGAAGGAGCCACCCGTGGGGCTGACCCAGCCGCCGTCGGATCCCATGGCGGGCCTCGAAGGCAACGTCCCGGCACCCGAGGGCCTCACCGGCGCGCCGCAGGGCAACGACATCGCGTTCAGCTGGACCAACCCGGACCCGCAGGACGGCGACCTCTACCGCTTCCGTACCGTCACCGTGCAGGAGACGGGCGAATGGGTGAGGACGCTGCAGCTCACGGCCGCGGTGCAGGCCAGCCCGTCCGGCACCACCTGCATTGAGGTGCAGCTCGTGCGCAGCAACGGGCCCGCCTCGGAGCCCGTCCGCCGCTGCTATCCGCACTAGGAGAGGAACACCTTGGGGGAACTCGCACTGGATTTCTGCGGCGAATGGCATGAGCCCGCGGACGACCAGGTCTTCGACATCGGCAGGGAGGGCGACCTCGAGGTCGACGACAACCCGTACCTGCACCGGAAATTCCTGCAGATCGAGCGCCAGAACGGCATCTGGTGGCTGAGCAACGTCGGCAGCATCCTCTCGGCCACGGTCGCCGACGTCAGCGGCGGCATGCAGGCCTGGGTGGCACCCGGCGCGCGCATCCCGCTCGTCTTCGGCCAGACCCGGGTGGTCTTCACCGCCGGACCGACCACCTACGAGTTCGACGTGCACCTGAAGACGCCCGCGTTCCGGCAGGAGCGCCGCAGCGGCGACAGCGCGGGGGACACCACCATCGGGCCCGTCCGCTTCACGGACGCGCAGAAGGCCCTGATCGTGGCGCTCGCCGAGCCGATGCTGCGCCGTGAGGGCACCGGGTTCAGCGCCATCCCGTCCTCGGCGGA
This genomic interval from Arthrobacter agilis contains the following:
- a CDS encoding serine/threonine-protein kinase: MSTRRAAAPPPSIPGFRYVSLLGSGGFADVYLYEQDRPRRQVAVKVLISDLRTEGARRAFESEANLMAQLSSHPYIVTIYEADTTAEGHSYLAMEYCSRPSLDIRYRRARLSVAETLTIGIQVASAVESAHRAGIAHRDIKPANILVTDYNRPALTDFGISGTMDTSGTDEDQGMSIPWSPPEAFHGGGLDGVKVDVWALGATVYTLLAGRSPFVFPGMDNSQAALMDRIATMPLQRTGREDVPDSLELALATAMSKLPGSRFESAYSFALTLQRIQTELGYSVTPFEVLDDAPQPDAEEDGGAEETRVRRVVSIDPESTTFGPTFPNAPFPERDATGRTGRPRPAGGAALGEATGRRVGSSVPAASGVLPAPAPAAVPVAPADAGWGERTVLRGAGTATEDPLPLDTTMRRPAAAGATAAEAPGATAAPARRRLPLLIGAAALVVLGTVSGAAVVFGGGSEEKEPPVGLTQPPSDPMAGLEGNVPAPEGLTGAPQGNDIAFSWTNPDPQDGDLYRFRTVTVQETGEWVRTLQLTAAVQASPSGTTCIEVQLVRSNGPASEPVRRCYPH
- a CDS encoding PP2C family protein-serine/threonine phosphatase: MTDHRTEPATPPRDLRLTYGFATDRGLRRELNEDSLIASEPIFAVADGMGGHAAGEIASGICVRTLGDSPIIGRHLPEFSAADLEELIEDADHEIRRQTGGQAGTTLTGVVLVQEAGMPYWLFFNVGDSRTYRLSQGQFGQISVDHSEVQELVDIGSISAEQARTHPRRHVVTRALGTGDDAEADFWLMPVEEGDRILICSDGLSGEITDDGIYGVLSTVRDPQHACEELVEATLRSGARDNVTLIIVDATGVGDEAEMQTTAPRGGTFAADVGHAVETGSHPAQADGRMPAGAHAILPTDQATGPSDRPTTEGP
- a CDS encoding FHA domain-containing protein — encoded protein: MTTDQPLPAYAYAPGDWTVLVRGRVLAALPAGTAPATVGAVWDAMDDDAGISTLLPLVSGGFGAGLAAMPPFAVASTAHGLHVILRGHVSLTVTGPTGSTTYSGERVTTWTEHLLDDSSSFTLTCGPAAGTEQLLPLVGGAVLAGSITATPVDQDVAGAADDAQAGAAADARLRRAGAAEDAGAEASRMPSAAPGTGTGTAAVSASVPLAEPGSLGAMDPELEAEPSSAVEPSDGEQPAAVPQGAEHDADGSARRPDDQPEGDDSATINPSLYLTSVPADVADPTVVSAAEPLPPVTTPASGEDTGSDGPEGSPGTPAYAAEEEGTSGPDYDHLWDQTIARRVEDAAVREADDAPTLGSAPAAGRPGTDPSPGAADPAAAPDAGPSPASRADAPAHPPAPAAPATPEPAAPPTLLIDSVPWAKPSATPAPPQPVSPGQVSAAQDRVPGTSAGDAGTTSDVLGDHDGQTILRSQLPDTPEEAAGDTPGDPAGGTGPADAPGGADRAGTGPLVLARLCVTGHANAPTSSACTVCGAALQAETRQVRRPSLGVMRISTGEVIDLDRSLVVGRQPSVSRVQGREMPRLVQVQSASGDISRSHVEVRLDGWHVLLCDLKATNGTVLIREGQPPRRLGQGESAFLLDGDIAQLGDDVSLRFEDLP